A genomic window from Sparus aurata chromosome 4, fSpaAur1.1, whole genome shotgun sequence includes:
- the tmem41b gene encoding transmembrane protein 41B isoform X1: MAKKRRDRRETDGLSSAQEEVKANASDPQVQKEAPHTAGGSARMSLLILVSIFTCAASVMYLVYRNFPELPDDEMEKIKIPKDMDDAKALGTVLSKYKDTYYTQVLVAYFATYVFLQTFAIPGSIFLSILSGYLYPFPLALFLVCLCSGLGASFCYLLSYLVGRPMVYKYLSERAQKWSQQVDKHRDHLINYIIFLRITPFLPNWFINITSPVINVPLGVFFVGTFLGVAPPSFVAINAGTTLYKLTTAGEAVSWNSLAVLGVLAVLSILPVCFQKKLQKKLE, encoded by the exons ATGGCCAAGAAGcggagagacagaagagagaccgACGGGCTGTCCTCGGctcaggaggaggtgaaggcTAATGCTAGTGACCCACAAGTACAGAAAG AGGCTCCGCACACTGCAGGGGGCTCAGCACGCATGTCTCTGCTGATTCTGGTGTCCATCTTCACCTGCGCTGCCTCAGTCATGTATCTGGTCTACAGGAACTTCCCAGAGCTTCCTGA TGATGAAATGGAGAAAATCAAGATCCCTAAAGACATGGATGATGCCAAAGCTTTGGGAACTGTGCTGTCCAAATACAAAGACACATATTACACCCAAGTGTTGGTGGCCTACTTCGCAACTTATGTTTT CCTCCAAACATTTGCGATCCCTGGATCTATATTTCTCAGCATCCTGTCTGGGTATCTTTACCCTTTCCCATTGGCTCTTTTCTTAGTCTGCTTG TGCTCGGGCCTGGGTGCTTCCTTTTGCTATTTGCTGTCATATCTGGTGGGCAGACCCATGGTCTACAAGTATCTCTCTGAGAGGGCACAGAAATGGTCCCAGCAG GTTGACAAACACAGAGATCATTTGATAAATTATATCATCTTCCTGAGGATTACCCCCTTCCTCCCCAACTGGTTCATCAACATCACCTCACCTGTCATCAATGTGCCTTTAGGAGTTTTCTTTGTCGGTACCTTTCTCG GAGTGGCACCACCATCCTTTGTAGCGATCAATGCAGGCACAACACTGTACAAACTGACCACAGCCGGCGAAGCCGTGTCCTGGAACTCTCTGGCTGTGCTCGGCGTGCTCGCTGTGCTCTCCATCTTGCCCGTCTGCTTCCAGAAAAAGCTGCAGAAGAAACTAGAGTAA
- the ipo7 gene encoding importin-7 isoform X1 encodes MDPESLVEALRGTMDPNLREAAERQLNEGHTQVNFVSTLLRVTMSDQLDLPVRQAGVIYLKNMITQHWSDGDGSGTETPVNNIPEEDRQFIRDNIVEAIIHSPERIRVQLTTCIHHMIKHDYPGKWTTIVDKIGFYLQSDNSAGWLGILLCLYQLVKNYEYKKPEERQPLVAAMHIFMPMLKERFIQLLPDHSSDSVLIQKQIFKILYALFQYNLPLELINRQNLTEWMEILKTVVDRDVPPETMQIDEDERPELPWWKCKKWALHILARLFERYGSPGNTTKEYTEFADLFLKEYAVPAQQVLLKVLYQYKEKQYVAPRVLQQTLNYINQGIAHALTWRNLKPHIQGIIQDVVFPLMCYTDSDEELWQEDPYEYIRMKFDVFEDFISPTTAAQTLLFTACNKRKEVLQKTMGFCYQILTDPASDPRKKDGALHMIGSLAEILLKKKIYKDQMEFMLQNHVFPLFRSELGYMRARACWVLHYFCEVKFKSDQNLQTALELTRLCLINDNEMPVKVEAAIALQVLISNQEKAKEYIVPFIRPVMQALLHIVRETENDDLTNVIQKMICEYSEEVTPIAVEMTQHLAMTFNQVIQTGPDEEGGDDKAVTAMGILNTIDTLLSVVEDHKEITQQLEGICLQVIGTVLQQHVLEFYEEILSLAHSLTCQQVSPQMWQLLPLVYEVFQQDGFDYFTDMMPLLHNYVTVDTDTLLSDTKYLEIIYSMCKKVLTGDPGEDPECHAAKLLEVIILQCKGRGIDQVVPLFVAAALERLTREVKTSELRTMCLQVAIAALYYSPPLLLNTLENLRFPNNTEPITNHFITQWLKDVDCFLGLHDRKMCILGLCALIDLEHRPQAVNQVAGQLLPAAILLFNGLKRAYACRAEHENDEDDDDEDGEEDDENVAELGSDEDDIDEEGQEYLEMLAKQAGEDGDDEDWEEDDAEETALEGYTTAVDDEDNLVDEYQIFKAILQNIQTRDPAWYQALTQALDEEQGKHLQDIGTLADQRRAAHESKMIEKHGGYKFTAPVVPSTFNFGGTAPGMN; translated from the exons ATGGATCCTGAGTCTTTGGTCGAGGCCCTTCGGGGCACGATGGACCCCAATCTGAGGGAGGCCGCGGAGAGACAGCTGAACGAG GGTCACACCCAGGTAAACTTTGTGTCCACTCTGCTGCGTGTCACCATGTCTGATCAGCTGGATTTGCCTGTCAGGCAAGCAG GTGTGATTTACCTTAAAAACATGATAACTCAGCACTGGAGTGATGGAGATGGTTCAGGCACAGAGACGCCCGTCAATAACATCCCCGAGGAGGACAGGCAGTTCATTCGAGACAACATAGTGGAGGCCATTATCCACTCCCCCGAGCGCATCAG ggTCCAGTTGACAACGTGTATCCACCACATGATCAAGCACGACTACCCTGGCAAGTGGACGACCATCGTGGACAAGATTGGCTTCTACCTGCAGTCAGACAACAGTGCAGGATGGCTGGGCATCTTGCTCTGCCTTTACCAGCTTGTCAAAAACTATGA atATAAGAAACCAGAAGAGCGTCAGCCTCTGGTGGCCGCCATGCACATCTTCATGCCCATGCTAAAGGAACGCTTCATCCAGCTGCTCCCCGATCACTCCAGTGATTCTGTCCTCATTCAGAAACAGATCTTCAAAATCCTCTACGCCCTCTTCCAG TACAACCTTCCTCTGGAGCTCATCAACAGACAGAACCTGACAGAATGGATGGAGATCCTGAAGACAGTAGTGGACAGAGATGTTCCTCCA GAGACAATGCAGATAGATGAAGATGAGCGGCCCGAGCTGCCATGGTGGAAGTGCAAGAAGTGGGCCCTTCATATTTTGGCCCGGCTGTTTGAGAG GTATGGAAGCCCGGGCAACACAACCAAAgagtacacagagtttgctgaCCTTTTCCTCAAGGAATACGCAGTTCCTGCTCAGCAG GTGCTTCTGAAAGTCTTATACCAGTACAAGGAAAAGCAATATGTGGCTCCCAGAGTACTCCAACAGACACTGAACTACATCAACCAGGGCATAGCACATGCCCTGACGTGGAGAAACCTCAAACCACACATCCAG ggcATCATTCAGGATGTGGTGTTCCCCCTCATGTGTTACACAGACAGTGATGAGGAACTGTGGCAAGAGGATCCATACGAGTATATCCGCATGAAGTTTG ACGTGTTTGAGGACTTCATCTCTCCAACAACAGCAGCCCAGACGCTCCTCTTCACTGCctgcaacaaaagaaaagag GTGCTGCAAAAGACTATGGGCTTCTGCTACCAGATTCTCACTGATCCCGCCTCTGACCCCAGAAAAAAGGACGGTGCCCTCCACATGATAGGCTCTTTGGCTGAAATCCTGCTGAAG AAAAAAATTTATAAGGACCAGATGGAGTTCATGCTGCAGAATCACGTCTTCCCCCTATTCCGCAGTGAACTGGGCTACATGAGAGCCAGG GCTTGCTGGGTGCTGCATTACTTCTGTGAGGTGAAGTTCAAGAGTGACCAGAACCTGCAGACAGCCCTCGAGCTGACCCGCCTTTGTCTAATCAATGATAACGAGATGCCAGTTAAAGTGGAGGCTGCTATTGCCCTGCAGGTTCTCATCAGCAACCAGGAGAAAG CCAAAGAATACATCGTCCCCTTCATCCGGCCAGTGATGCAGGCACTCCTGCACATTGTCAGGGAGACAGAGAACGATGACCTCACCAATGTCATACAGAAGATGATCTGTGAATATAGTGAGGAGGTCACTCCAATAGCAGTGGAGATGACGCAGCACTTG GCTATGACGTTCAACCAGGTGATTCAGACGGGGCCCGATGAGGAGGGGGGAGATGACAAGGCTGTGACGGCTATGGGCATCCTCAACACTATTGACACATTGCTAAGTGTGGTGGAGGACCACAAAGAG ATCACCCAGCAGCTGGAGGGcatctgtctgcaggtgatTGGCACCGTGCTGCAGCAACATGTACTAG aGTTCTATGAGGAGATCCTGTCTTTGGCTCACAGCCTGACCTGCCAGCAGGTGTCGCCACAGATGTGGCAGCTCCTTCCACTGGTATATGAAGTCTTTCAGCAGGATGGATTTGACTACTTCACAG ACATGATGCCTCTTCTTCACAACTATGTCACAGTTGATACAGATACTCTGCTATCTGACACCAAATACCTGGAGATCATCTATAGCATGTGCAAGAAG GTCCTGACAGGTGATCCAGGCGAGGACCCAGAATGCCATGCAGCCAAGCTCCTGGAGGTGATCATTCTGCAGTGCAAAGGTCGTGGTATTGACCAG GTTGTGCCGTTGTTTGTGGCTGCTGCGTTGGAGCGTTTGACGCGGGAGGTGAAGACCAGCGAGCTAAGGACCATGTGCCTGCAGGTGGCCATCGCTGCACTTTACTACAGCCCCCCTCTTCTCCTCAACACTTTGGAGAACCTGCGCTTCCCAAACAACACTGAGCCTATTACTAACCACTTCATAACCCAGTGGCTCAAAGATGTTGACTGCTTCCTTGG CCTTCACGACAGGAAGATGTGCATTCTCGGACTGTGTGCTCTCATTGACCTTGAGCACAGGCCTCAGGCTGTCAATCAAGTGGCCGGCCAACTTCTTCCAGCAGCCATCCTTCTCTTCAATGGCCTCAAAAGAGCGTATGCCTGTCGGGCAGAGCATGAGAATGACGAAGATGACGATGATGAAGATGGGGAGGAGGACGATGAAAACG TAGCCGAACTCGGCAGCGATGAGGACGACATCGACGAGGAGGGCCAGGAGTACCTGGAGATGCTGGCAAAGCAGGCGGGAGAGGACGGAGATGATGAAGACTGGGAGGAGGACGACGCTGAGGAGACGGCCCTCGAGGGCTACACTACAGCTGTAGATGATGAAGACAACTTAGTGGACGAGTATCAGATCTTCAAAGCCATACTACAGA ATATCCAGACCCGTGACCCAGCATGGTATCAGGCACTAACACAGGCCCTTGATGAAGAACAGGGCAAACACCTTCAGGACATTGGAACACTTGCAGATCAGAGACGGGCAGCACACG AATCCAAGATGATCGAGAAACACGGCGGTTACAAGTTCACAGCGCCAGTGGTACCATCTACTTTCAACTTCGGAGGCACTGCTCCGGGAATGAATTGA
- the ipo7 gene encoding importin-7 isoform X2, translating into MDPESLVEALRGTMDPNLREAAERQLNEGHTQVNFVSTLLRVTMSDQLDLPVRQAGVIYLKNMITQHWSDGDGSGTETPVNNIPEEDRQFIRDNIVEAIIHSPERIRVQLTTCIHHMIKHDYPGKWTTIVDKIGFYLQSDNSAGWLGILLCLYQLVKNYEYKKPEERQPLVAAMHIFMPMLKERFIQLLPDHSSDSVLIQKQIFKILYALFQYNLPLELINRQNLTEWMEILKTVVDRDVPPETMQIDEDERPELPWWKCKKWALHILARLFERYGSPGNTTKEYTEFADLFLKEYAVPAQQVLLKVLYQYKEKQYVAPRVLQQTLNYINQGIAHALTWRNLKPHIQGIIQDVVFPLMCYTDSDEELWQEDPYEYIRMKFDVFEDFISPTTAAQTLLFTACNKRKEVLQKTMGFCYQILTDPASDPRKKDGALHMIGSLAEILLKKKIYKDQMEFMLQNHVFPLFRSELGYMRARACWVLHYFCEVKFKSDQNLQTALELTRLCLINDNEMPVKVEAAIALQVLISNQEKAKEYIVPFIRPVMQALLHIVRETENDDLTNVIQKMICEYSEEVTPIAVEMTQHLAMTFNQVIQTGPDEEGGDDKAVTAMGILNTIDTLLSVVEDHKEITQQLEGICLQVIGTVLQQHVLEFYEEILSLAHSLTCQQVSPQMWQLLPLVYEVFQQDGFDYFTDMMPLLHNYVTVDTDTLLSDTKYLEIIYSMCKKVLTGDPGEDPECHAAKLLEVIILQCKGRGIDQVVPLFVAAALERLTREVKTSELRTMCLQVAIAALYYSPPLLLNTLENLRFPNNTEPITNHFITQWLKDVDCFLGLHDRKMCILGLCALIDLEHRPQAVNQVAGQLLPAAILLFNGLKRAYACRAEHENDEDDDDEDGEEDDENAELGSDEDDIDEEGQEYLEMLAKQAGEDGDDEDWEEDDAEETALEGYTTAVDDEDNLVDEYQIFKAILQNIQTRDPAWYQALTQALDEEQGKHLQDIGTLADQRRAAHESKMIEKHGGYKFTAPVVPSTFNFGGTAPGMN; encoded by the exons ATGGATCCTGAGTCTTTGGTCGAGGCCCTTCGGGGCACGATGGACCCCAATCTGAGGGAGGCCGCGGAGAGACAGCTGAACGAG GGTCACACCCAGGTAAACTTTGTGTCCACTCTGCTGCGTGTCACCATGTCTGATCAGCTGGATTTGCCTGTCAGGCAAGCAG GTGTGATTTACCTTAAAAACATGATAACTCAGCACTGGAGTGATGGAGATGGTTCAGGCACAGAGACGCCCGTCAATAACATCCCCGAGGAGGACAGGCAGTTCATTCGAGACAACATAGTGGAGGCCATTATCCACTCCCCCGAGCGCATCAG ggTCCAGTTGACAACGTGTATCCACCACATGATCAAGCACGACTACCCTGGCAAGTGGACGACCATCGTGGACAAGATTGGCTTCTACCTGCAGTCAGACAACAGTGCAGGATGGCTGGGCATCTTGCTCTGCCTTTACCAGCTTGTCAAAAACTATGA atATAAGAAACCAGAAGAGCGTCAGCCTCTGGTGGCCGCCATGCACATCTTCATGCCCATGCTAAAGGAACGCTTCATCCAGCTGCTCCCCGATCACTCCAGTGATTCTGTCCTCATTCAGAAACAGATCTTCAAAATCCTCTACGCCCTCTTCCAG TACAACCTTCCTCTGGAGCTCATCAACAGACAGAACCTGACAGAATGGATGGAGATCCTGAAGACAGTAGTGGACAGAGATGTTCCTCCA GAGACAATGCAGATAGATGAAGATGAGCGGCCCGAGCTGCCATGGTGGAAGTGCAAGAAGTGGGCCCTTCATATTTTGGCCCGGCTGTTTGAGAG GTATGGAAGCCCGGGCAACACAACCAAAgagtacacagagtttgctgaCCTTTTCCTCAAGGAATACGCAGTTCCTGCTCAGCAG GTGCTTCTGAAAGTCTTATACCAGTACAAGGAAAAGCAATATGTGGCTCCCAGAGTACTCCAACAGACACTGAACTACATCAACCAGGGCATAGCACATGCCCTGACGTGGAGAAACCTCAAACCACACATCCAG ggcATCATTCAGGATGTGGTGTTCCCCCTCATGTGTTACACAGACAGTGATGAGGAACTGTGGCAAGAGGATCCATACGAGTATATCCGCATGAAGTTTG ACGTGTTTGAGGACTTCATCTCTCCAACAACAGCAGCCCAGACGCTCCTCTTCACTGCctgcaacaaaagaaaagag GTGCTGCAAAAGACTATGGGCTTCTGCTACCAGATTCTCACTGATCCCGCCTCTGACCCCAGAAAAAAGGACGGTGCCCTCCACATGATAGGCTCTTTGGCTGAAATCCTGCTGAAG AAAAAAATTTATAAGGACCAGATGGAGTTCATGCTGCAGAATCACGTCTTCCCCCTATTCCGCAGTGAACTGGGCTACATGAGAGCCAGG GCTTGCTGGGTGCTGCATTACTTCTGTGAGGTGAAGTTCAAGAGTGACCAGAACCTGCAGACAGCCCTCGAGCTGACCCGCCTTTGTCTAATCAATGATAACGAGATGCCAGTTAAAGTGGAGGCTGCTATTGCCCTGCAGGTTCTCATCAGCAACCAGGAGAAAG CCAAAGAATACATCGTCCCCTTCATCCGGCCAGTGATGCAGGCACTCCTGCACATTGTCAGGGAGACAGAGAACGATGACCTCACCAATGTCATACAGAAGATGATCTGTGAATATAGTGAGGAGGTCACTCCAATAGCAGTGGAGATGACGCAGCACTTG GCTATGACGTTCAACCAGGTGATTCAGACGGGGCCCGATGAGGAGGGGGGAGATGACAAGGCTGTGACGGCTATGGGCATCCTCAACACTATTGACACATTGCTAAGTGTGGTGGAGGACCACAAAGAG ATCACCCAGCAGCTGGAGGGcatctgtctgcaggtgatTGGCACCGTGCTGCAGCAACATGTACTAG aGTTCTATGAGGAGATCCTGTCTTTGGCTCACAGCCTGACCTGCCAGCAGGTGTCGCCACAGATGTGGCAGCTCCTTCCACTGGTATATGAAGTCTTTCAGCAGGATGGATTTGACTACTTCACAG ACATGATGCCTCTTCTTCACAACTATGTCACAGTTGATACAGATACTCTGCTATCTGACACCAAATACCTGGAGATCATCTATAGCATGTGCAAGAAG GTCCTGACAGGTGATCCAGGCGAGGACCCAGAATGCCATGCAGCCAAGCTCCTGGAGGTGATCATTCTGCAGTGCAAAGGTCGTGGTATTGACCAG GTTGTGCCGTTGTTTGTGGCTGCTGCGTTGGAGCGTTTGACGCGGGAGGTGAAGACCAGCGAGCTAAGGACCATGTGCCTGCAGGTGGCCATCGCTGCACTTTACTACAGCCCCCCTCTTCTCCTCAACACTTTGGAGAACCTGCGCTTCCCAAACAACACTGAGCCTATTACTAACCACTTCATAACCCAGTGGCTCAAAGATGTTGACTGCTTCCTTGG CCTTCACGACAGGAAGATGTGCATTCTCGGACTGTGTGCTCTCATTGACCTTGAGCACAGGCCTCAGGCTGTCAATCAAGTGGCCGGCCAACTTCTTCCAGCAGCCATCCTTCTCTTCAATGGCCTCAAAAGAGCGTATGCCTGTCGGGCAGAGCATGAGAATGACGAAGATGACGATGATGAAGATGGGGAGGAGGACGATGAAAACG CCGAACTCGGCAGCGATGAGGACGACATCGACGAGGAGGGCCAGGAGTACCTGGAGATGCTGGCAAAGCAGGCGGGAGAGGACGGAGATGATGAAGACTGGGAGGAGGACGACGCTGAGGAGACGGCCCTCGAGGGCTACACTACAGCTGTAGATGATGAAGACAACTTAGTGGACGAGTATCAGATCTTCAAAGCCATACTACAGA ATATCCAGACCCGTGACCCAGCATGGTATCAGGCACTAACACAGGCCCTTGATGAAGAACAGGGCAAACACCTTCAGGACATTGGAACACTTGCAGATCAGAGACGGGCAGCACACG AATCCAAGATGATCGAGAAACACGGCGGTTACAAGTTCACAGCGCCAGTGGTACCATCTACTTTCAACTTCGGAGGCACTGCTCCGGGAATGAATTGA
- the tmem41b gene encoding transmembrane protein 41B isoform X2, whose protein sequence is MSLLILVSIFTCAASVMYLVYRNFPELPDDEMEKIKIPKDMDDAKALGTVLSKYKDTYYTQVLVAYFATYVFLQTFAIPGSIFLSILSGYLYPFPLALFLVCLCSGLGASFCYLLSYLVGRPMVYKYLSERAQKWSQQVDKHRDHLINYIIFLRITPFLPNWFINITSPVINVPLGVFFVGTFLGVAPPSFVAINAGTTLYKLTTAGEAVSWNSLAVLGVLAVLSILPVCFQKKLQKKLE, encoded by the exons ATGTCTCTGCTGATTCTGGTGTCCATCTTCACCTGCGCTGCCTCAGTCATGTATCTGGTCTACAGGAACTTCCCAGAGCTTCCTGA TGATGAAATGGAGAAAATCAAGATCCCTAAAGACATGGATGATGCCAAAGCTTTGGGAACTGTGCTGTCCAAATACAAAGACACATATTACACCCAAGTGTTGGTGGCCTACTTCGCAACTTATGTTTT CCTCCAAACATTTGCGATCCCTGGATCTATATTTCTCAGCATCCTGTCTGGGTATCTTTACCCTTTCCCATTGGCTCTTTTCTTAGTCTGCTTG TGCTCGGGCCTGGGTGCTTCCTTTTGCTATTTGCTGTCATATCTGGTGGGCAGACCCATGGTCTACAAGTATCTCTCTGAGAGGGCACAGAAATGGTCCCAGCAG GTTGACAAACACAGAGATCATTTGATAAATTATATCATCTTCCTGAGGATTACCCCCTTCCTCCCCAACTGGTTCATCAACATCACCTCACCTGTCATCAATGTGCCTTTAGGAGTTTTCTTTGTCGGTACCTTTCTCG GAGTGGCACCACCATCCTTTGTAGCGATCAATGCAGGCACAACACTGTACAAACTGACCACAGCCGGCGAAGCCGTGTCCTGGAACTCTCTGGCTGTGCTCGGCGTGCTCGCTGTGCTCTCCATCTTGCCCGTCTGCTTCCAGAAAAAGCTGCAGAAGAAACTAGAGTAA